One window of Triticum dicoccoides isolate Atlit2015 ecotype Zavitan chromosome 5A, WEW_v2.0, whole genome shotgun sequence genomic DNA carries:
- the LOC119301880 gene encoding mitochondrial uncoupling protein 5-like: MGLKGFVEGGAASVVAGCSTHPLDLIKVRMQLQGEAARAPAPAMRFALVFPPGVQHHHHHDHLLQPPRRPGPIAIGAQILRAEGPAGLLSGVSATVLRQAVYSSTSMGLYDTIKRRWERESGGAALPLHRKIAAGLVAGGVGATVGNPADVAMVRMQADGRLPAAERRNYRSVAHAIGRIARDEGVRRLWRGSSLTVNRAMIVTASQLATYDQAKEAILSRRGPGGDGLATHVAASFTAGLVAAAASSPVDVVKTRIMNMKVEPGAPPPYAGAIDCAIKTVRSEGALALYKGFIPTVTRQGPFTVVLFVTLEQVRKLLKDFDF; this comes from the coding sequence ATGGGGCTGAAGGGGTTCGTCGAGGGCGGCGCCGCCTCCGTCGTCGCCGGCTGCTCGACGCACCCGCTCGACCTCATCAAGGTCCGCATGCAGCTGCAGGGCGAGGCGGCCCGGGCCCCGGCCCCGGCCATGCGCTTCGCGCTCGTGTTCCCCCCCGGCGTGCAGCATCACCACCACCACGACCACCTCCTGCAGCCGCCGCGCAGGCCCGGGCCCATCGCCATCGGCGCGCAGATCTTGCGGGCGGAGGGCCCCGCGGGGCTGCTCTCCGGGGTGTCGGCCACCGTGCTGCGGCAGGCGGTCTACTCCTCCACGTCCATGGGGCTCTACGACACGATCAAGAGGAGGTGGGAGCGGGAATCCGGCGGCGCCGCGCTGCCGCTGCACCGGAAGATCGCggccgggctcgtcgccggcggcgtCGGCGCGACCGTGGGCAACCCGGCGGACGTGGCCATGGTGCGGATGCAGGCGGACGGGCGGCTCCCCGCGGCCGAGCGGCGGAACTACCGGAGCGTCGCGCACGCCATCGGCCGGATCGCGCGCGACGAGGGCGTGCGCAGGCTCTGGCGCGGGTCGTCGCTCACGGTCAACCGCGCCATGATCGTCACGGCGTCGCAGCTGGCCACCTACGACCAGGCCAAGGAGGCGATCCTGTCCCGGCGCGGCCCGGGCGGCGACGGGCTTGCGACGCACGTGGCCGCCAGCTTCACGGCCGGCCTGGTGGCCGCGGCGGCGTCCAGTCCCGTGGACGTGGTCAAGACGAGGATCATGAACATGAAGGTGGAGCCGGGCGCCCCGCCGCCGTACGCCGGCGCGATCGACTGCGCCATCAAGACGGTGCGGTCCGAGGGCGCGCTGGCGCTGTACAAGGGCTTCATCCCAACGGTGACGCGACAGGGGCCCTTCACCGTGGTGCTCTTCGTCACGCTCGAGCAGGTCCGGAAGCTGCTCAAAGACTTCGACTTCTGA